One window of the Triticum dicoccoides isolate Atlit2015 ecotype Zavitan chromosome 3B, WEW_v2.0, whole genome shotgun sequence genome contains the following:
- the LOC119281068 gene encoding cytokinin dehydrogenase 2-like, with amino-acid sequence MVVINKAQEMTMAALSVLNCLLKTVQAARADDDAHVWIPASSFPDELREIGVAALIRDDAKATALASADFGNVSFAPPAAAVLYPSCPADIAALLRASCARPSPFPVSARGCGHSVRGQAGAPGGVVVDMPSLGQLGGGSTSARLSVSVEGQYIDAGGEQLWVDVLRSALAHGLTPRSWTDYLHLTVGGTLSNAGISGQAFRHGPQISNVQELDVITGSGEMVTCSKEKEADLFDAVLGGLGQFGVITRARIPLVPAPTRARWVRLLYTGAAALTGDQERLIDVERGGAVSGLMDYVEGTVLADKGLIGSWRSPSPSSSSSSFFSEPDVAARVAKLAEEAGGVLYCLEGALYYGGAAGGESDVDKKLDVLLRDLRYARGFASVQDVSYVGFLDRVRDGELKLRAVGLWDVPHPWLNLFLPRSRVLDFAAGVFHDILRRGATGAMGPVLVYPMNRNRWDSETSAVFPEEEEVFYTVGILRSAVSDGDLGRLEEQNKEILRFCEEAGISCVQYLPYYADQTGWEKKHFGPAKWARFMERKRKYDPKAILSRGQRIFTAPPA; translated from the exons ATGGTCGTCATAAACAAAGCACAAGAGATGACCATGGCCGCTCTCTCCGTGCTCAACTGCCTCCTCAAGACCGTCCAAGCCGCACGGGCTGACGACGACGCGCACGTGTGGATTCCGGCCTCCTCCTTCCCCGATGAGCTCCGCGAAATCGGCGTCGCTGCGCTGATCCGGGACGACGCCAAGGCCACGGCGCTCGCGTCCGCCGACTTTGGCAACGTGTCGTTCGCGCCGCCCGCGGCGGCTGTGCTCTATCCCTCGTGCCCTGCTGATATCGCCGCTCTGCTGCGCGCCTCGTGCGCACGTCCGTCACCGTTCCCGGTGTCCGCCCGGGGATGCGGCCACTCCGTCCGTGGCCAGGCGGGCGCGCCCGGCGGCGTCGTCGTTGACATGCCGTCGCTCGGGCAGCTCGGTGGAGGCTCCACTTCGGCCCGCCTCTCTGTTTCGGTCGAAGGCCAATACATAGACGCCGGCGGCGAGCAGCTGTGGGTGGACGTGCTGCGCTCCGCGCTTGCGCACGGTCTAACGCCGCGTTCGTGGACCGACTACCTCCACCTCACCGTCGGCGGCACGCTCTCCAACGCCGGCATCAGCGGCCAGGCCTTTCGCCACGGACCCCAGATATCCAACGTCCAAGAACTCGACGTCATCACCG GATCTGGGGAGATGGTGACGTGTTCGAAGGAAAAGGAAGCCGACCTGTTCGACGCCGTGCTGGGCGGGCTGGGGCAGTTCGGTGTCATAACGCGGGCGCGCATACCGCTCGTGCCAGCGCCGACGAGGGCGCGCTGGGTGCGGCTCCTGTACACGGGCGCCGCCGCACTCACCGGCGACCAGGAGCGGCTCATAGACGTCGAGCGTGGCGGCGCGGTGTCCGGGCTCATGGACTACGTCGAGGGCACGGTCCTTGCGGACAAGGGCCTAATCGGGAGCTGGCGCTCTCCGTCGCCTTCGTCATCGTCttcgtccttcttctcggagcccgACGTTGCGGCGCGCGTCGCCAAGCTCGCGGAAGAGGCAGGCGGCGTCCTCTACTGCCTTGAGGGAGCGCTGTACTACGGCGGCGCAGCCGGCGGCGAGTCCGACGTCGATAAG AAGCTGGATGTGTTGCTGCGGGATCTGCGGTACGCGCGGGGCTTCGCGTCCGTGCAGGACGTGTCGTACGTGGGGTTCCTGGACCGTGTGCGCGACGGCGAGCTCAAGCTCCGCGCCGTCGGCCTGTGGGACGTGCCGCACCCCTGGCTCAACCTCTTCCTTCCGCGCTCCCGCGTCCTCGACttcgccgccggtgttttccacgaCATCCTCCGCCGTGGCGCCACCGGTGCCATGGGCCCCGTCCTCGTCTACCCCATGAACCGCAACAGGTGGGACAGCGAGACGTCGGCGGTGTtcccagaggaggaggaggtgttctaCACGGTTGGGATCCTCCGGTCGGCCGTGTCGGATGGCGATCTTGGGCGCCTGGAGGAGCAGAACAAGGAGATCTTACGATTCTGCGAGGAGGCCGGGATATCGTGCGTGCAGTACCTGCCGTACTACGCCGACCAGACCGGTTGGGAGAAGAAGCACTTTGGTCCAGCCAAGTGGGCCAGATTCATGGAGCGGAAGAGGAAGTATGATCCCAAGGCGATCCTCTCCCGTGGTCAGAGAATTTTCACGGCCCCGCCGGCTTGA